The Gracilimonas sp. genome includes a region encoding these proteins:
- a CDS encoding cryptochrome/photolyase family protein, with amino-acid sequence MSRTYLTHIDSSIKQEDLRNHQKAVFILHDQLNLDAWPSRVREEKPLLIFIESAKKGNSLPYNKKKLIYLLSSMRHFALECADAGFPVLYHSTKKHYDEGLKDILSQNPGLELTYMTPSEWDSRERLRQVQSAYEERVQEIPNNFFLADAEEYKEKVANGWVMEYFYREMRRKTGYLMNGDQPEGGEWNYDEKNREKLPKGHPVPEIAETEVDEVTQEVIDMVEEWFPDHFGKSEDFTYAVTRRQALYRLNEFIDERLDEFGPYEDAMAQGEYDLFHSHLSLYMNNGLILPKEACDKAEEAYEKGSARLNSVEGFIRQIIGWREYVRIYYEGMMPEVREANHFNFTKKLPEMYWSGETNMNCMSECLKPVIEKGYSHHIPRLMVLSNFSNLTETDPRKLNRWFHLAYVDAYEWVVLPNVLGMSTFADGGVLASKPYVSSGNYINKMSDYCKHCEYKISKKTGDDACPFNYLYWNFIDKQRETFTQNGRANFMVNMFDKKSEEDKKAIWESSEKFIDRLH; translated from the coding sequence ATGAGCCGTACATATTTAACTCACATAGATTCATCTATAAAGCAGGAAGATCTGCGAAACCATCAAAAGGCTGTGTTTATTTTGCATGATCAGCTGAATCTGGATGCCTGGCCCAGCCGGGTTCGTGAAGAAAAACCGTTGCTGATATTTATAGAGTCAGCCAAGAAGGGGAATTCCCTGCCCTATAATAAAAAGAAATTGATTTACCTGCTGAGCAGCATGCGGCACTTTGCCCTTGAATGTGCCGATGCCGGATTTCCAGTGCTCTATCATTCCACAAAAAAACATTATGATGAGGGGCTGAAGGATATCCTTTCACAAAATCCCGGATTGGAATTGACCTATATGACTCCTTCCGAATGGGATTCAAGAGAGCGGCTTCGGCAGGTTCAATCGGCGTATGAAGAACGGGTGCAGGAAATCCCCAACAACTTTTTCCTGGCGGATGCCGAGGAATACAAGGAGAAAGTAGCCAATGGCTGGGTGATGGAATATTTCTACCGCGAAATGCGCCGTAAAACAGGCTACCTGATGAATGGCGATCAGCCCGAGGGCGGCGAGTGGAATTACGATGAAAAGAATCGTGAGAAACTTCCCAAAGGTCACCCGGTTCCTGAGATAGCGGAGACGGAAGTGGACGAAGTGACACAGGAAGTAATCGATATGGTGGAAGAGTGGTTTCCAGATCATTTCGGAAAGAGCGAAGACTTTACATATGCGGTAACCCGCCGGCAGGCTTTATACCGTCTCAACGAATTCATTGATGAACGACTGGATGAATTCGGGCCGTACGAGGATGCGATGGCCCAGGGTGAATACGATCTGTTTCATTCGCACTTGTCTTTATATATGAACAACGGACTTATTCTCCCCAAAGAAGCCTGCGATAAAGCAGAAGAGGCCTATGAAAAGGGGAGTGCCCGGTTAAATTCAGTTGAAGGTTTTATTCGACAGATTATAGGATGGCGGGAATATGTACGGATCTATTATGAAGGAATGATGCCGGAAGTCCGCGAGGCCAATCACTTCAATTTCACCAAAAAGCTCCCGGAAATGTACTGGTCGGGAGAGACCAACATGAACTGTATGAGCGAGTGCCTGAAGCCGGTTATTGAAAAAGGCTATTCGCATCACATTCCCCGGCTGATGGTGCTTAGTAATTTCAGTAATCTTACTGAAACCGACCCTCGAAAACTGAACCGATGGTTTCACCTGGCCTATGTAGATGCCTACGAATGGGTGGTGCTGCCCAATGTGCTGGGGATGTCAACCTTTGCGGATGGAGGAGTTTTAGCATCCAAGCCGTATGTGAGCAGTGGGAATTACATCAACAAAATGAGCGACTACTGCAAGCATTGCGAGTATAAGATCAGCAAGAAAACGGGGGATGATGCCTGTCCTTTTAACTATCTCTACTGGAATTTTATCGACAAGCAACGGGAAACGTTCACTCAAAACGGCCGGGCTAATTTTATGGTGAATATGTTTGATAAGAAATCGGAGGAGGATAAAAAGGCCATTTGGGAAAGCTCGGAGAAATTCATTGATAGGCTACATTAG
- a CDS encoding FAD-binding domain-containing protein, translating to MKNINSYRKFKRNDKEVNPEGEYILYWMQVNRRFQYNYALEYAVALSNKYEKPLLIYEGLNVDYPWASDRLHTFIMQGMKENLDYAVQKDLNYFSYLEPEAKAGNGLFYELADHAAAIVSDEYPVFIIRTHNEKVADKVDVPYVTIDSNGIIPLGITDKDPYSAYLFRKVMQEHFLEAYTHPPRQNPVDDLEIQKNVELPDSFLKKYPPADEKLENIEQTVSELTIDHSVKPADLDGTRQAALGKLGHFVAHNLHQYDDKRNDPDAKASSGLSPWLHFGKISEYEIVKTVLDHQPEGWDLDSITPNNGKNSGFFNGDPNIESFLDEVITWREVGFHYAHHRPDYDQFESLPDWVKKTTSKHEGDKREWIYSLEEFEQSQTHDEIWNAAQTELRETGVMHNYLRMLWGKKIIEWTPDYRTALDYMIELNNKYALDGRDPNSYSGIFWCFGRFDRAWQERPIFGKLRYMTSDSTRKKVKLKQYLDKFGNQKSLL from the coding sequence ATGAAAAACATCAACAGCTACCGAAAGTTTAAGCGCAACGACAAGGAAGTGAACCCGGAGGGAGAGTATATCTTGTATTGGATGCAGGTCAACCGCCGGTTTCAGTACAACTACGCCCTTGAGTATGCCGTCGCGCTTTCCAACAAATATGAAAAGCCCCTGCTAATTTACGAGGGATTGAATGTGGATTATCCCTGGGCATCCGACAGGCTGCATACCTTCATCATGCAAGGGATGAAGGAGAATCTCGACTATGCAGTGCAAAAAGATCTGAACTACTTCAGCTACCTGGAGCCTGAGGCCAAAGCCGGTAACGGACTTTTTTACGAACTGGCTGATCATGCCGCTGCCATTGTTTCGGATGAATACCCGGTTTTCATCATCCGGACACATAACGAGAAAGTAGCTGACAAGGTTGATGTGCCGTACGTTACCATCGATTCTAATGGTATAATCCCCTTGGGAATCACGGATAAAGATCCCTATTCAGCATACCTTTTCCGAAAGGTGATGCAGGAGCATTTTCTGGAAGCCTATACTCATCCACCCAGGCAAAATCCGGTGGATGATTTGGAGATTCAGAAGAATGTGGAGTTACCGGATTCCTTCCTGAAGAAATATCCCCCCGCAGATGAGAAGCTGGAAAATATTGAGCAAACGGTATCAGAACTGACTATTGACCATTCGGTTAAACCGGCTGATTTAGACGGCACCCGGCAGGCTGCTTTAGGGAAATTGGGGCATTTTGTAGCGCATAATCTCCATCAGTATGATGATAAACGTAACGACCCGGATGCAAAGGCTTCCAGTGGATTGAGTCCGTGGCTGCACTTTGGAAAAATCAGCGAGTATGAAATTGTGAAAACGGTGCTTGATCACCAGCCGGAAGGGTGGGACCTGGATTCCATCACCCCTAACAACGGAAAGAACTCGGGCTTTTTTAATGGAGACCCAAACATCGAAAGTTTTTTGGATGAAGTGATCACCTGGCGGGAAGTTGGCTTTCATTATGCGCATCACCGTCCGGATTATGATCAATTTGAAAGTTTACCGGATTGGGTTAAGAAAACCACCTCGAAACATGAAGGGGACAAACGGGAATGGATTTACAGCCTGGAAGAATTCGAGCAGTCCCAAACGCATGATGAAATCTGGAATGCAGCCCAAACCGAACTCCGTGAAACGGGGGTGATGCATAACTACTTACGGATGCTGTGGGGAAAGAAAATCATCGAATGGACACCGGATTACCGCACGGCTTTGGATTACATGATCGAGCTCAATAACAAATATGCGCTGGATGGACGAGACCCCAACAGCTATTCCGGAATTTTCTGGTGCTTTGGCCGCTTTGACCGCGCCTGGCAGGAACGGCCGATCTTCGGCAAGCTCCGCTACATGACCAGCGATTCAACCCGTAAAAAGGTGAAGCTGAAGCAGTATTTGGATAAGTTTGGGAATCAGAAGAGTTTGTTGTAG
- a CDS encoding replication-associated recombination protein A translates to MDLFEEKKSGGFQSSSQKENPQFSEPLATRMRPQSLDEFAGQEHLVGEGKMLQRMIDTGIIGSLIFYGPPSSGKTTLAHVISREIKAQFEVINAVLDGIKELRNVVDKAEKLRKLNGRKTILFVDEIHRWNKAQQDALLPHLESGIITLVGATTENPFYSLVNPLLSRCQLFELHPLTTKDVRLMLNRALEDSERGLGDKNIEVTEDAFNHLAEMAGGDIRNALNALEVAVLSSTPDDDGKITISLEVAKESIQRRNVRYDRTGDEHYHYASAFIKSMRGSDPDAALYWMNAMLEGGDDPNFIFRRMFIFASEDVGLAEPNAITIVNSCQEAFMKCGMPEGMYFLSHACLYLSQCPKSNSTKAIFEVNREISDRGVKDIPPYLKDKTANKKGAKYLGVENASENYKYPHSHPNNWVDQQYLPDDLKDKKWYEAGTQGREALLWKKWQEIKNQKPEK, encoded by the coding sequence ATGGATCTTTTCGAAGAAAAAAAGTCTGGTGGTTTTCAATCTTCTTCCCAAAAAGAAAATCCGCAGTTTAGCGAGCCGTTGGCAACCCGGATGCGTCCGCAGTCGCTGGATGAATTTGCCGGACAGGAGCATTTGGTTGGTGAGGGTAAAATGCTGCAGCGGATGATTGATACCGGCATTATTGGTTCGTTGATTTTTTACGGTCCTCCCAGTTCAGGTAAGACCACGCTCGCTCATGTAATTTCAAGAGAGATTAAAGCACAGTTTGAAGTGATCAATGCGGTGCTGGATGGGATTAAAGAGCTTCGTAATGTGGTGGATAAGGCGGAGAAATTGAGAAAGCTTAACGGACGGAAGACCATTCTTTTTGTGGATGAAATTCACCGCTGGAACAAAGCCCAACAAGATGCTTTGCTACCACACCTGGAATCCGGGATTATCACTCTTGTGGGGGCGACTACAGAAAATCCCTTTTATTCACTGGTAAATCCGTTGCTCTCCCGATGCCAGTTATTTGAGCTCCATCCTCTGACGACCAAAGACGTTCGCCTGATGCTGAACCGGGCTCTGGAGGATAGTGAGCGCGGCCTGGGAGATAAGAACATCGAAGTTACCGAAGATGCCTTTAACCATTTGGCAGAAATGGCCGGGGGCGATATTCGAAATGCGCTAAATGCGCTGGAGGTTGCCGTCCTTTCCAGCACCCCCGATGATGACGGCAAGATTACCATCAGTCTGGAAGTAGCCAAAGAGAGTATCCAACGGCGAAATGTGCGCTACGACCGAACCGGGGATGAGCATTATCATTATGCCTCTGCCTTTATCAAATCCATGCGCGGTTCTGATCCCGATGCGGCCTTGTACTGGATGAATGCGATGCTGGAAGGCGGGGATGATCCGAATTTTATTTTCAGGCGCATGTTTATTTTTGCCAGTGAGGATGTGGGCCTTGCCGAGCCGAATGCCATCACCATTGTGAACTCTTGCCAGGAGGCTTTTATGAAGTGTGGCATGCCGGAGGGGATGTATTTTCTGTCGCATGCGTGTTTGTATTTGAGTCAGTGCCCGAAGAGTAACAGCACCAAAGCTATTTTTGAGGTGAACCGGGAAATCAGCGATCGGGGAGTTAAGGATATTCCACCCTATCTGAAAGACAAAACGGCCAATAAGAAAGGGGCAAAATACCTGGGTGTTGAGAATGCTTCCGAGAACTATAAATATCCACACAGCCACCCGAATAATTGGGTTGATCAACAGTATCTGCCGGACGATTTAAAAGACAAGAAATGGTACGAGGCCGGCACCCAGGGAAGAGAAGCCTTGCTGTGGAAAAAATGGCAGGAGATAAAAAACCAAAAGCCGGAAAAATGA
- a CDS encoding macro domain-containing protein, with translation MKISIENISIECVQGDIASQDDVEVVVNAANAQLTTGGGVAGAIHRAAGPGLAKECRTKAPITPGEAVISGAHDLPNDYVIHCLGPVYGRDEPSDQLLASCYRNALRLAEKHKISSIGFPAISTGAFGYPMREAATIAFNTLKEMAPELEQVKTIRFILFDEDDLTVHQQIMKKIFTT, from the coding sequence ATGAAGATATCTATTGAAAATATAAGCATTGAATGTGTGCAAGGCGATATTGCTTCCCAGGATGATGTGGAAGTCGTTGTAAATGCCGCCAATGCTCAGCTGACAACCGGTGGCGGGGTGGCCGGAGCCATTCACCGTGCGGCCGGCCCGGGATTAGCTAAGGAATGCCGCACCAAAGCACCCATCACTCCAGGTGAAGCCGTGATATCCGGAGCCCATGACCTCCCCAATGACTATGTGATTCACTGCCTTGGCCCTGTTTATGGGCGGGATGAACCAAGCGATCAACTTTTGGCTTCCTGCTACAGAAACGCACTGAGACTGGCCGAAAAACACAAGATTTCTTCCATTGGCTTTCCCGCTATTTCGACCGGGGCTTTTGGATACCCGATGAGAGAAGCAGCTACAATTGCATTTAACACCCTAAAAGAAATGGCCCCGGAATTGGAACAGGTAAAAACCATCCGGTTCATTTTATTTGATGAGGATGATTTAACTGTCCATCAGCAAATCATGAAAAAAATATTCACTACCTGA
- a CDS encoding NAD(P)H-dependent oxidoreductase, producing the protein MNLKIISSTDRPNSNALKVSRYVQGLYAEKGADVEVISLQDFPLEEVVGGRYGKKLPAIEEFRKPVLEADGLVFVIPEYNGSFPGILKVFVDYLPFPKAFEKMPMAFIGEANGAFGGLRAVEQFQMVANYRNALQFPERVFISRVEKEFSETEGINDDFQQNLLESQVENFVKFVESVKQKEMDQLV; encoded by the coding sequence ATGAATCTAAAAATTATCAGCAGTACCGATCGCCCGAACTCAAATGCCCTTAAAGTTTCCCGATATGTACAGGGATTGTATGCAGAAAAGGGAGCGGATGTGGAAGTAATCAGCCTGCAGGATTTCCCCTTGGAAGAAGTTGTAGGCGGAAGGTATGGTAAAAAGCTTCCTGCTATTGAGGAGTTCAGAAAGCCGGTGTTGGAAGCAGACGGATTGGTATTTGTGATCCCGGAATATAACGGCAGTTTTCCGGGGATTTTAAAAGTTTTTGTGGATTATCTGCCTTTTCCAAAAGCTTTCGAAAAAATGCCAATGGCTTTTATCGGTGAGGCAAACGGTGCTTTTGGTGGATTGCGTGCCGTCGAGCAATTTCAGATGGTTGCAAATTACAGGAATGCACTTCAGTTTCCGGAGCGGGTTTTTATCTCCCGGGTAGAAAAAGAGTTCTCGGAAACAGAGGGAATTAACGATGACTTCCAGCAAAACTTACTCGAATCACAAGTGGAAAACTTTGTGAAGTTCGTAGAATCCGTAAAGCAAAAAGAAATGGATCAGCTGGTTTAA
- a CDS encoding response regulator transcription factor produces the protein MSDKRMKVLVVEDEPSLVFTLRDTLESEGYDVLVSEEGTQAVEMVKEHKPDIMILDIMLPGKSGYDILEEIRDNKFTFPVIMLTAKDQEPDKVKGLNLGADDYLTKPFGVKELLARIEARLRRAGTYSTSGEVDILQLGPIKIDLHESVVHRPDGQEIELTSREVELIRYLLKSANEPVSRDELLEKVWRYEFSTNTRTVDVHISKLRAKIEVHPDDPRYLITLHGVGYMLRNG, from the coding sequence ATGTCGGATAAACGCATGAAAGTGCTCGTTGTGGAAGACGAGCCAAGCCTTGTTTTTACACTTCGGGATACATTGGAAAGTGAAGGGTACGATGTTTTAGTAAGTGAAGAGGGTACGCAAGCCGTGGAAATGGTAAAAGAGCATAAGCCGGATATCATGATTCTGGACATCATGCTTCCCGGTAAAAGTGGCTATGATATTCTGGAGGAAATCCGGGATAACAAATTTACTTTCCCCGTTATCATGCTTACAGCCAAAGATCAGGAGCCGGATAAAGTTAAAGGGCTGAATCTTGGCGCCGACGACTACCTCACCAAACCGTTTGGGGTGAAGGAACTCCTTGCCCGCATTGAAGCCCGGTTACGACGCGCCGGCACGTATTCCACTTCCGGCGAAGTGGACATCTTGCAATTGGGTCCTATAAAAATTGACCTTCATGAGTCTGTTGTTCACCGCCCGGATGGACAGGAAATTGAATTGACTTCCCGGGAAGTCGAACTGATCCGCTATCTGCTGAAAAGTGCTAACGAACCGGTATCGCGAGATGAACTGCTGGAAAAAGTATGGCGCTATGAGTTTAGCACAAATACCCGAACGGTGGACGTTCACATTTCAAAGCTGAGAGCCAAAATTGAAGTTCACCCCGACGATCCACGTTACCTAATTACTTTACACGGTGTTGGATATATGCTTCGAAACGGGTAA